The proteins below come from a single Bactrocera dorsalis isolate Fly_Bdor chromosome 5, ASM2337382v1, whole genome shotgun sequence genomic window:
- the LOC125778692 gene encoding microtubule-associated protein futsch-like yields MSGGSQIKTTITTAVTRTEMSHIHDTAYDKDSSQDRNGPKVTNDDASNTEQLKGRGDVKRKIIELENAKNIMPTSAIGKQKSLAEIGEKISAVKEVVKDFEDKLHDYSVETIPFKVRQRDPTPAHVDESVLERQILTDVDLALENLISHEPPAAEVKLSPVTAIETRLDNSDVPKEEICEKVCMKRKMFEVAKDETKSATKDEAESAFEHPMEKSPKAINLPSADSEDSGILPNVKDVVKTFEQKFASLQSSPLPARKQVVLANNEVDITYLGEQGLSQTDEIIAGSALPEHGAISTQARLDSSLGKEQVEQFSDPLVKKRKMSEINRDYDTSLIDQNTPNDNKKEVVSKVTDEPQVANNANDFIETICDKTEFPIEGTNVIDNSCFPMTDKEGADLTPDKHDTDTTSIKEYKLKIYETVENERKLEVCLGNLKQRKDSIENVKSSDETSTIKRFPVTLPLPISEKNESKEGINKIESSSKNEQDNISCEDLNINQLKLKTFSGPPVPLITTKNIEWTDEKIKRLETSDPHILPKQKDFRITSERKEVMTTEEYISSEHQNKIFHHKAITKEYTDNKLDEKIEHKINFRVQTNTIKDQTALLPTHSTNENKPEDTVFKDVQPDEKHKFSLDIAKPVSQVYYSEEIEEDYDKHMVTDMKKVFPLVPSVGKPDDKDTKDVQPISKPTDKPKSPLDIAKSVPHVYSSDESEDEFDKPKFADMKQALSLVSSVGKPDDKDTKDVQPISKPEDKPKSPLDIAKSVPHVYSSDESEEEFDKPKASDMKQVFSLEPSVGKPDDKDTKDVQPISKPKDKPKSPLDIAKSVPHVYSSDESEEELDKPKVADMKQALPLVPSVGKPDDKDTKDVQPISKPTDKPKSPLDIAKPVPHVYSSDESEEELDKPKLADMKQALPLVPSVGKPDDKDTKDVQPISKPTDKPKSPLDITKPVPHVYSSDESEEELDKPKLADMKQALPLVPSVGKPDDKDTKDVQPISKPTDKPKSPLDITKPVPHVYSSDESEEELDKPKLADMKQALPLVPSVGKPDDKDTKDVQPISKPTDKPKSPLDITKPVPHVYSSDESEEELDKPKLADMKQALPLVPSVGKPDDKDTKDVQPISKPTDKPKSPLDITKPVPHVYSSDESEEELDKPKLADMKQALPLVPSVGKPDDKGAKDVQPISKPTDKPKSPLDIAKPVPHVYSSDESQEDFDKPKLADMKQALPLVPSVGKPDDKDTKDVQPISKPTDKPKSPLDITKPVPHVYSSDESEEELDKPKLADMKQALPLVPSVGKPDDKDTKDVQPISKPEDKPKSPLDITKPVPHVYSSDESEDEFDKPKLADMKQALPLVPSVGKPDDKDTKDVQPISKPTDKPKSPLDITKPVPHVYSSDESEEELDKPKLADMKQALPLVPSVGKPDDKDTKDVQPISKPTDKPKSPLDITKPVPHVYSSDESEEELDKPKLADMKQALPVVPSVGKPDDKDTKDVQPISKPTDKPKSPLDITKPVPHVYSSDESDEDFDKPKPADMKQALPLVSSVGKPDDKDTKEVQPISKPTDKPKSPLDITKPVPHVYSSDESEDEFDKPKPADMKQALPLVSSVGKPDDKDTKDVQPISKPTDKPKSPLDITKPVPHVYSSDESEEELDKPKLADMKQALPLVPSVGKPDDKDTKDVQPISKPTDKPKSPLDITKPVPHVYSSDESDEDFDKPKPADMKQALPLVSSVGKPDDKDTKEVQPISKPTDKPKSPLDITKPVPHVYSSDESEEELDKPKLADMKQALPLVPSVGKPDDKDTKDIQPISKPTDKPKSPLDITKPVPHVYSSDESDEDFDKPKLRKSLTNLDSLI; encoded by the exons ATGAGTGGTGGTAGTCAAATTAAGACAACCATTACAACTGCTGTAACCAGAACAGAAATGTCACATATACACGACACAGCTTATGATAAGGATAGTAGTCAAGATAGAAATGGACCTAAAGTGACTAATGATGATGCGTCGAATACAGAACAATTAAAGGGACGAGGTGATGTTAAGCGCAAGATAATCGAATTGGAAAATGCCAAAAACATAATGCCAACATCCGCTATTGGCAAGCAAAAGTCCTTGGCTGAGATTGGTGAAAAAATTTCAGCTGTTAAAGAAGTGGTGAAGGATTTTGAAGATAAATTGCATGACTACAGCGTTGAAACAATACCATTTAAGGTGAGACAACGTGATCCAACGCCAGCCCACGTGGATGAGAGTGTTTTGGAGCGTCAAATATTAACCGATGTCGATCTTGCATTGGAGAACCTTATATCTCATGAGCCACCAGCAGCAGAGGTGAAACTATCGCCTGTAACGGCCATAGAGACTAGATTGGATAACTCCGACGTGCCAAAGGAAGAAATTTGCGAAAAAGTCTGCATGAAACGTAAAATGTTCGAAGTAGCTAAGGATGAGACTAAGTCAGCCACCAAAGATGAGGCAGAGTCCGCTTTTGAACATCCAATGGAGAAGTCACCAAAAGCAATTAATTTACCATCAGCGGATAGCGAAGATTCTGGTATTTTGCCAAATGTCAAAGATGTTGTTAAAACATTTGAGCAGAAGTTTGCTTCTCTACAATCCTCGCCGTTACCCGCGCGCAAGCAGGTTGTTCTTGCGAACAATGAAGTAGACATTACTTATTTAGGCGAACAAGGACTTAGTCAAACTGACGAAATTATAGCTGGATCAGCGCTACCAGAACATGGTGCAATCAGTACTCAGGCAAGGTTGGATAGCTCTTTAGGAAAAGAACAAGTAGAACAGTTTTCAGATCCATTagttaaaaaacgaaaaatgtcTGAAATTAATAGAGATTATGACACTAGCTTGATTGATCAAAATACCCCAAATGACAATAAGAAAGAAGTAGTTTCTAAGGTCACCGATGAACCACAGGTTGCGAATAATGCGAACGACTTCATTGAAACGATATGTGATAAAACCGAATTTCCTATAGAAGGAACAAATGTGATAGACAATTCATGCTTCCCAATGACAGATAAAGAAGGTGCTGATTTAACACCTGATAAGCACGACACTGATACTACTAGTATAAaagagtataaattaaaaatttatgaaacagTTGAAAATGAGCGTAAACTAGAAGTTTGTTTAGGGAATCTTAAACAAAGAAAAGATAGCATAGAAAATGTGAAATCTTCCGATGAAACTTCAACAATCAAACGATTTCCTGTAACGCTACCGTTACCGATAAGTGAGAAAAATGAAAGTAAAGAAGGGattaataaaatagaaagtTCCTCCAAAAATGAGCAAGACAATATCTCATGCGAGGATCTGAacataaatcaattaaaactgAAGACATTCAGTGGACCGCCGGTGcctttaataacaacaaaaaacattgaatggactgatgaaaaaataaaaaggttagAAACGTCAGACCCTCACATTCTTCCGAAACAAAAAGACTTCAGAATAACTTCCGAGAGAAAAGAAGTGATGACTACCGAAGAATATATCAGCAGTGAACACCAAAATAAGATTTTCCATCACAAGGCTATAACGAAAGAATATACAGATAACAAActtgacgaaaaaatcgaacataaaattaattttagagtACAAACTAATACTATCAAAGACCAAACAGCTCTTCTACCCACACATTccacaaatgaaaacaaaccgGAAGACACAGTTTTCAAAGATGTTCAACCAGACGAAAAACACAAGTTTTCTCTGGATATTGCTAAGCCTGTTTCACAAGTTTATTATTCTGAAGAAATAGAGGAAGACTATGACAAACATATGGTCACTGATATGAAGAAGGTGTTCCCGttagtaccgtctgtaggcaaaccagatgacaaagacactaaagacgttcaaccaatttcaaaaccaacagacaaaccaaaatctccgcttgacattgcTAAGtctgttcctcatgtgtactcttctgatgaatcagaggacGAGTTTGACAAACCTAAattcgctgatatgaaacaagcgttatCATTGGTATCGTcagtaggcaaaccagatgacaaagacactaaagacgttcaaccaatttcaaaaccagaagacaaaccaaaatctccgcttgacattgcTAAGtctgttcctcatgtgtactcttctgatgaatcagaggaagaaTTTGACAAACCTAAAGCTTCGGATATGAAACAGGTGTTCTCGTTAGAACCGTCTGTAGGCAAgccagatgacaaagacactaaagacgttcaaccaatttcaaaaccaaaagacaaaccaaaatctccgcttgacattgcTAAGtctgttcctcatgtgtactcctctgatgaatcagaggaagagcttgacaaacctaaagtcgctgatatgaaacaagcgttaccattagtaccgtctgtaggcaaaccagatgacaaagacactaaagacgttcaaccaatttcaaaaccaacagacaaaccaaaatctccgcttgacattgctaagcctgttcctcatgtgtactcttctgatgaatcagaggaagagcttgacaaacctaaactcgctgatatgaaacaagcgttaccattagtaccgtctgtaggcaaaccagatgacaaagacactaaagacgttcaaccaatttcaaaaccaacagacaaaccaaaatctccgcttgacattactaagcctgttcctcatgtgtactcttctgatgaatcagaggaagagcttgacaaacctaaactcgctgatatgaaacaagcgttaccattagtaccgtctgtaggcaaaccagatgacaaagacactaaagacgttcaaccaatttcaaaaccaacagacaaaccaaaatctccgcttgacattactaagcctgttcctcatgtgtactcttctgatgaatcagaggaagagcttgacaaacctaaactcgctgatatgaaacaagcgttaccattagtaccgtctgtaggcaaaccagatgacaaagacactaaagacgttcaaccaatttcaaaaccaacagacaaaccaaaatctccgcttgacattactaagcctgttcctcatgtgtactcttctgatgaatcagaggaagagcttgacaaacctaaactcgctgatatgaaacaagcgttaccattagtaccgtctgtaggcaaaccagatgacaaagacactaaagacgttcaaccaatttcaaaaccaacagacaaaccaaaatctccgcttgacattactaagcctgttcctcatgtgtactcttctgatgaatcagaggaagagcttgacaaacctaaactcgctgatatgaaacaagcgttaccattagtaccgtctgtaggcaaaccagatgacaaaggcgctaaagacgttcaaccaatttcaaaaccaacagacaaaccaaaatctccgcttgacattgctaagcctgttcctcatgtgtactcttctgatgaatcacaGGAAGACTTTGACAAACCCaaactcgctgatatgaaacaagcgttaccattagtaccgtctgtaggcaaaccagatgacaaagacactaaagacgttcaaccaatttcaaaaccaacagacaaaccaaaatctccgcttgacattactaagcctgttcctcatgtgtactcttctgatgaatcagaggaagagcttgacaaacctaaactcgctgatatgaaacaagcgttaccattagtaccgtctgtaggcaaaccagatgacaaagacactaaagacgttcaaccaatttcaaaaccagaagacaaaccaaaatctccgcttgacattactaagcctgttcctcatgtgtactcttctgatgaatcagaggacgagtttgacaaacctaaactcgctgatatgaaacaagcgttaccattagtaccgtctgtaggcaaaccagatgacaaagacactaaagacgttcaaccaatttcaaaaccaacagacaaaccaaaatctccgcttgacattactaagcctgttcctcatgtgtactcttctgatgaatcagaggaagagcttgacaaacctaaactcgctgatatgaaacaagcgttaccattagtaccgtctgtaggcaaaccagatgacaaagacactaaagacgttcaaccaatttcaaaaccaacagacaaaccaaaatctccgcttgacattactaagcctgttcctcatgtgtactcttctgatgaatcagaggaagagcttgacaaacctaaactcgctgatatgaaacaagcgttaccagttgtaccgtctgtaggcaaaccagatgacaaggacactaaagac gttcaaccaatttcaaaaccaacagacaaaccaaaatctccgcttgacattactaagcctgttcctcatgtgtactcttctgatgaatcagacgAAGACTTTGACAAACCCAAAcccgctgatatgaaacaagcgttaccattagtatcgtcagtaggcaaaccagatgacaaagacactaaagaggttcaaccaatttcaaaaccaacagacaaaccaaaatctccgcttgacattactaagcctgttcctcatgtgtactcttctgatgaatcagaggacGAGTTTGACAAACCCAAAcccgctgatatgaaacaagcgttaccattagtatcatcagtaggcaaaccagatgacaaagacactaaagacgttcaaccaatttcaaaaccaacagacaaaccaaaatctccgcttgacattactaagcctgttcctcatgtgtactcttctgatgaatcagaggaagagcttgacaaacctaaactcgctgatatgaaacaagcgttaccattagtaccgtctgtaggcaaaccagatgacaaagacactaaagacgttcaaccaatttcaaaaccaacagacaaaccaaaatctccgcttgacattactaagcctgttcctcatgtgtactcttctgatgaatcagacgAAGACTTTGACAAACCCAAAcccgctgatatgaaacaagcgttaccattagtatcgtcagtaggcaaaccagatgacaaagacactaaagaggttcaaccaatttcaaaaccaacagacaaaccaaaatctccgcttgacattactaagcctgttcctcatgtgtactcttctgatgaatcagaggaagagcttgacaaacctaaactcgctgatatgaaacaagcgttaccattagtaccgtctgtaggcaaaccagatgacaaagacactaaagacattcaaccaatttcaaaaccaacagacaaaccaaaatctccgcttgacattactaagcctgttcctcatgtgtactcttctgatgaatcagacgAAGACtttgacaaacctaaactc